The window ACCATTGAATCGTTAAAAAAACTATCTACTTTCCGCATAAAACGATCTGATAACTCTGCACACATCAAGGATCTGGTTTCGATGTAACTCTGGATAAAGCGGTAGCGACAATATTTCAGACATAACCCTGTTTGTAACAGGAAGATCTTCACCATGATAGTTGAGAAATTTATATGCCGTCTGTTTGAAAATCGGTCTGGGGTAATGAATAGCAGTTTCGATACCCTTATCATCCAAATATTTCTTGAGCTTATTCCTTGCCTTACAGCGTATAACAAAAAGATGCCACACTCCAATGCAGGTATTATCAGAATCAGGTGGTAAATTAATAGGTAAATCCTGAAGTTCTTTCAGATAAATCTTTGCCAGGGCCGTTCGTTTCTTGTTCCACAAATGCAACTTCGGTAGACCCCAATTCAAAATTGCAGCCTGTATCTCATCTAAACGGCTGTTCACCCCTTCTCTACAGTTTTCATATTTGGAAACCTCACCATAATTTCGCAACTGCCTGATAGTTTCCGCCAGCCTCTTATTCTTAGTGACAACTGCCCCGGCATCACCGAATGCACCCAGGTTCTTAGTTGGATAAAAACTAAAGCAGCCAATGTCCCCTATTGTTCCGACATACTGATTCTTAAATGATGCACCTTGTGCCTGGGCTGCATCTTCCACAACTTTTAATGAATGTTTTTTCGCTATCTTCTGTATTTTATCCATAGGAGATGGATAACCAAATAAATGAACAGGTAAAATAACCTTCGTTTTCTCTGTAATTCTTTGCTCTATTAATTCTGGATTCATATTGAGGCTCTGTTCATCAACATCTACAAACACAACCATAGCCCCTGTCATTCTGATTGCACTGATGGTGGGAGTCGCTGTATTTGCAACCGTAATAACTTCGTCTCCTGTTCCAACTCCCAGCGCTTTTAAAGCCAGAAATATAGCATCAGTTCCGGAATTGACGCCAACAGCGTATTTAGATCCAAGATGCAGCGCTAATTTTTTTTCAAACTTCTCCAACTCCTGGCCTAATACAAACCAGCCCCGTTTGAGGACTCCTTCAATTGCTTTATCTATTTCTTTTTGATAGAGAAAATATCTTTCCTTTAAATTCAGAAAACGTATCATTATTTTGCATATTCTAAAAATTGTTTATAATTCCTGATATAATCATCCTCATCAAAGAAATCGCTCGCCACAACCAGGATGACGCAGTCTCTGGAGAATTTAGACATTGTATGCCACAACATCGGCCCCAATCTAATACCGTAATACGGACTATCCAAGGTAATATTTTGTCTGGTTATACCATCATCCAGAGACAACCGGAAAGTCCCGCTGACACAAAAAATATATTGATCCAGCTGTTTGTGGGCATGTTTTCCTCTAACGGCTTTGGGATTGGACAGATTAGTGATATAATATATCCTCTTTGGTTCGAAGGGTATGTTTTTTTTGACTTCTCCTATCACCAATATACCATCTGGAAAATCGTCAACAAACTGCAATTTAATAATCCCGGAATTTTTTACTTTAATTTTTTTTACCATATAAATCCCTTCATTGAACTATCCTCTGTACATTGTGTTCTGCCGTGATATTCACCCTCATACTCCCTCAGCTGCTGCACCATATATTACATGTTTAATTAGAAACGACTGTTGAATAAAAGGATAGAAAAGTTCCCTCTTTATCGAGATTTCCAGTGGCTGGACCAGAATGGATACAGATCAAGATGATAATTATTCAGTCCATGAATGACAGGGCCCTGATGTGTTGCCGGCAATCAACGTTGGAGCAGGGCAGCTAATCAGTTACGAGAAGGCACCAATTAATACCAATACTAGCATCTTCACTGACCATTTTATAGATATAATTTAAAGAATTCAAGCGATGTAACCATTCCATCATCAGTACAAACAACAGAAATCTCCTGTATCATATTTTATTACGTGTTCAAAACTCCCAGCGGAAACATCCAGTACCTGCTGAAGTCGAATTCTCCCAATGCTTTTGCCGAGACTTCGAGTCATGATTATATTCTGGTATTAACTTCATCGAACTTTCCACCTCGCATTTCATTAGACCGTCAGATAGCGGGTAAACAGCTGCAAGGTGAACTTCAAAACACATTTTCCTGGTACAGTACTTTGGATTTCAATTCTCTTAATCGCAGGTAATCCTGAACTATAGAGTATTTAACCTCTCGATTCAGGAGGGCATTGTACCATAAAAAATTTCCTGATTCAATTAAACCCAACTGTCTGACACGGTAACGTCAACTGAGAGAAGAACGTATGGTTTAAAAGGATACATGAGTGTGTTGCCAGATGTTACCGGAGAAGGTTCTGACTTCGTGGTACAAACTCAATCCTGCCAGATAAAGATAGGATTATTATCTGCATATCGTGAGGGAGGTGTAAACTTCTCAGGAAGGATTCTTTAACAAAATCGTCTAAAGAATATGATAACTATGACGAAAATACCAGCATAACATCGAGTTTTAATCAAACAATTCTTAAAACCTGAAAAAGGCAAACCGCTAGAAATAGTGGGACGCAAAATCATTGGCCTAAATCCTGTATATCAGGACATGGTTGCAATGCTGCCAGGCAGATACAGTACCTTTATGGCCTGTGTAATGCATGGCGTTTATAAGGAGGTACTGAATAATGACAACAAATTATATTTCCCCACGATTTGGAAGAACAACCTTTTTTTGTTTTTCTCCTTCAAACTCCATATCCATTTTAATAGTAAACATTATAATTCTTTTATATGCATCAAACGTATACTCAGCTCAATCTCCCAGCATGATAAGTCCGGTGTCAGATTCAACATTAACATCAGCCACTGTTACCTTTCAATGGAACCAGGGCACGGGAGTCAGCAAGTACTGGCTGGGAGTAGGTACAAGCTTTACGTCAGTAAATACCCCGCCATATGGAGACATATACGGATCAACAACAGGGAAAAATACAACGCAGCAGGTATCAGGAATCCCCATAAATGGGAATCCGCTGCATGTAAGATTATGGTATAAGATTGATACTACCTGGTTCTTTAAAGACTATATGTACCAAACGAAGGTTCAGAGCACGCCCTCTCTGCTAAATCCAACACCAGGCTCGTCATTAACGACATCGTCTGTTACCTTTCAATGGAGCTCTGGCAGTGGAGTGAATATGTATTATCTGGGAATAGGAACAAGCCAGGCGTCAATCCAAAATTCTCCATGGGGAGATATTTATGCACAATACACAAATACGGGTACAACAGCAACGGTATCAGGAATGCCGTTGGATGGGAGTACGGTGTATGTAAGATTGTGGTATAAGATTAATACTGCCTGGTTCTTTAAAGATTATACTTTTTTATCATCGGCAAAAAATAATTCTCCTGTATTAAATCCAATTGGAAATAAATACATTAATGTGGAACAACCATTGCACTTCAGTGTCTCTGCTAATGATCCTGATGGAGACACATTGAACTATACAGCAAGCAATCTCCCTCTTGGTGTAAGCTTTAATGAGAGTACATGTGCCTTCTCATGGATACCAGCGTTTAATCAAGCGGGGACATACTCAAATGTAACATTTCATGTGAGCGATGGTAAAGATACCGTCTCAGAAAGTATTACAATAACTGTAGCCAATGTAAATCGTGCACCAGTGCTTGATTCAATTGCAGACATTACGGTAAACGAAGGTGATACCGTTACACTGAATCCAACTGCCACTGATCCGGACGGAGATCCCCTGGCATTTACCTGTTCCGGGTGGATGAATTCAAACAGCTATACTACATCCTATGATGATGCAGGTGTTCATACGGTGGCAGTAACGGTCAGTGATGGCTCTCTGGCAGATTCTCAGGATGTTACCATAAAAGTCATAAACGTTAATCGTGCACCAGTGCTTGATCCAATTGCAAACATTGTGGTAAGTGAAGGTGTTACCATATCCTTTAATCCAACTGCCACTGATCCGGACGGAGATCCAGTGACATTTACCTGTTCCGGATGGATGAGTTCAAACAGCTATACTACATCCTATG is drawn from Candidatus Scalindua sp. and contains these coding sequences:
- a CDS encoding DegT/DnrJ/EryC1/StrS family aminotransferase, with translation MIRFLNLKERYFLYQKEIDKAIEGVLKRGWFVLGQELEKFEKKLALHLGSKYAVGVNSGTDAIFLALKALGVGTGDEVITVANTATPTISAIRMTGAMVVFVDVDEQSLNMNPELIEQRITEKTKVILPVHLFGYPSPMDKIQKIAKKHSLKVVEDAAQAQGASFKNQYVGTIGDIGCFSFYPTKNLGAFGDAGAVVTKNKRLAETIRQLRNYGEVSKYENCREGVNSRLDEIQAAILNWGLPKLHLWNKKRTALAKIYLKELQDLPINLPPDSDNTCIGVWHLFVIRCKARNKLKKYLDDKGIETAIHYPRPIFKQTAYKFLNYHGEDLPVTNRVMSEILSLPLYPELHRNQILDVCRVIRSFYAESR
- a CDS encoding FdtA/QdtA family cupin domain-containing protein, with amino-acid sequence MVKKIKVKNSGIIKLQFVDDFPDGILVIGEVKKNIPFEPKRIYYITNLSNPKAVRGKHAHKQLDQYIFCVSGTFRLSLDDGITRQNITLDSPYYGIRLGPMLWHTMSKFSRDCVILVVASDFFDEDDYIRNYKQFLEYAK
- a CDS encoding putative Ig domain-containing protein → MSDSTLTSATVTFQWNQGTGVSKYWLGVGTSFTSVNTPPYGDIYGSTTGKNTTQQVSGIPINGNPLHVRLWYKIDTTWFFKDYMYQTKVQSTPSLLNPTPGSSLTTSSVTFQWSSGSGVNMYYLGIGTSQASIQNSPWGDIYAQYTNTGTTATVSGMPLDGSTVYVRLWYKINTAWFFKDYTFLSSAKNNSPVLNPIGNKYINVEQPLHFSVSANDPDGDTLNYTASNLPLGVSFNESTCAFSWIPAFNQAGTYSNVTFHVSDGKDTVSESITITVANVNRAPVLDSIADITVNEGDTVTLNPTATDPDGDPLAFTCSGWMNSNSYTTSYDDAGVHTVAVTVSDGSLADSQDVTIKVINVNRAPVLDPIANIVVSEGVTISFNPTATDPDGDPVTFTCSGWMSSNSYTTSYDDAGVHTVTVTASDGSSADSQDVTITVINANRAPVLDPIADITVNAGDTVTLNPAATDSDGDTLTFTCSGWMSSNSYTTSYDDAGVHTVTVTVSDGSLTDSQDVTITVNEGTAQVQFEWEPNTENDLAGYKIYYGNSTGSYDSSVDVGNQTRYTISGLVSDEIYYFAATAYDYSGNESPYSEELISGNPVVTVGITSPTPGSTLNTPTVPFQWSPGTGVTAYWLGVGTSSTSVSTTPYGDIYGSTTGTKTTQQVTGIPINGYPVYVRLWWKISNGAWTYTDYTYQTQGSANQVY